The following DNA comes from Magnolia sinica isolate HGM2019 chromosome 18, MsV1, whole genome shotgun sequence.
ctaggatgaactgcaaacacaaatattggctatCCTATACCAGTGTTTgcttggacggagtggatttctcacggacatcacagtggaccccacatagctccAGCTACAGGAACTTCCAGTTAGCCGGAGTCACGCGTCGCCGTTTCTTCTTTTTGTTAATATacgatctttaaaaaaaatctttcaaaagAAATCTTCCttaaaaaaatccataaaaagaaaATCTCAGTAATCTCGTTAgatgcttgttagtacacaacactgtcagttcctcggtgttgaaacgaggtatttttcgctcagtctaccacttgagctatggataggATGATTTTGAATACTTGGAATACAATTAATTCCtgttaaactgtccaaaatatgAGTTCCAGTTTAAATATACCATGACTTAAAAAACcacgcttatttgattatctgattatTGGATGGGTGGACAGTCCTTGGACGGCAAGAATGgataatatccaatggtcctatttcaacaaacaagtgtctacgAATCAGAGGTTCGGGTTTCTTCAAAGAATCTGATTTTGAGATATTGACTTGGAGgctgtgggttccacaatttaatcgGTTTTAATTTGAGTTAGTTTGAGCCAAGTATACAATTTCGGAGTGCCTGCCTATCAAGTGTTCGAGCAGTTTCGAGTATCAAATCTTCACTTACCAAACCAAAGAAAATCTAGTATGGGGAAAGAGGCCGGATCCTCTTCTACGTTTGTCAAATAAAGTTTACGACTTTTCtcctggggcccactgatgtCTGTCCACAGAATCCGACTCGTTCTGAAGGGTCGCTGTCCGAAGAAAGTgggatggcccaaaaataaagctgatccgaCCACTACAATAGCAAAATTTGGATTATGGTCCATCCATAGTTGGATGAGAGATTTCAACGGTCTATATTTGCACAAAACCATGTCATGTGAAACATCATGCGAATGCGTTCGGAAGCGGAACATGTGGAAGAAAACGATGCAGTGGGTGACGATGGAAACCTTCCCATACACCTATTCGTATCCAATTCacatatctggaccgtccatttcatCTAGTCCACTCTTCTATTGCTACTGCACTGTAATTACAACTCATCTTAAGCATCCGCAGCTTGACCTTCTTACAAAAAAGATCTtttccatcaaatttttcatgctacttactggatggtttagattatccAATCTGTATAAAATTTTCATTATAGCCTATGAAGAATTGTTCAGGACAAATGGACGGTCAGATTGATGATATGGGTTGTTCATACTCCCAAATATCAACTAGGTGCACGGAAAGACTTCCGTTGAGTTAGTGCACTGAATCCTCTCCTCGTGATGTCGAATGAAAAAAATCCGCATAGGCAGTAAAAACTAAAAAGTCTTTCGGAAGTATACTGGATTTTGCAGTTCTGAAAAGTGGGGACCACTATTCGgtaatccggaccattcatctgTCAACTCTCACTGTAGATGAATCACGTGAAAAGAAATATTTGATTTGTAGATTTTCAATATTAATATTCGGACAAAAATCGAAAGGTTTGGATctttatattaatattttaaaaacatcttattcacagtcattcccgacagaccaacggtctggatttccaAACCTTGATCTACACTTGTTTGAAATGAGGCCATGGTATACAATCAAAATCCTAGGGTGAAAGATAAGCTTTCCGTGGTTTGGATTACTTAAGCGACGAGGGAAAATGTAAATATCCGCTTGATCCGAGGCTTCTGCCCCCACAATAGGTCTTCAAAGATAAGCTTTCGATACCGACTGGTATAGGTCACTTATGGCGTGTTTGATCCGTGTAATAAAATGGTATTCAATtatattagatgagattaacatTATTGttacacaatgattgcatgtttggaaataccacAATATTTTAGTCATTTAATTcaatgtttgggataaaaaattTGCTATTGAATTAAGCAAAATCGTATTTCAtcgaccatggaattgtaatgaACCATTCAAATTCATGATGGATATTGTtcacttgtacatatatataatCAGAATATCACATGTAAAAGGTGTATATGAATGAACGACATGAATAAATGCATGTATTAATGTAAAGTGCAAATGTATTAGATTTCAAAATACTACCGGAAATATTGCATGCgttcaaatgcaattccatcccacctgattccaacatttctcatcctctccaaatACTTAGATGAAATTTCTACAGGACCAGTCACAATTTTATCCCACCTAATCCATCTAATACCTTGCGAAATGCCCCTTTATGCATACATCAGAGTGGCGCCAAGAGAGCCAGAACATCCGTATGTAGCTAGGTCTGGGTAGTAGCAGATGTCCTGTGAAGCCTTTGGCACCAAGTTCCTACACTTGATAGGACCCAccgtggtgtttgtgagaaatcaataCTATTCATGcgctttgagagatcatttttaaGAGACATGACCAAAATTtaaatggatccaaaactcaagtgggcagaaGAGAAATAGGTGGAATTGAGTGACCACAGTTTGAAACGTTAGTATGACCACAAAGTTCCATATCAGATAGTTTTtcgttgttttcacttcatcctaacgtaaatgaccttataaacagtttggatggcacataaacgtggaaggtttcaacggtataaaATTCTTTGCTCGATTTTCCCTCCCGCATGGCCaccttgagtcttggatccactttgatttttggtttcacatcctaaaatgattttttaaaaaacatatgGGTGGgtcggatttctcacaaacatcacggtcgaCCCCAcctaggaacttcctgcgaaaggcgaGGAAATCCACGCCCGTCACGATTTATACACGTGTCATGcatgaaaaattaaattaaatagtcTCACTCGTAGACCCCACTTTAGATGGGCCATCAGGAACCAAATGCCACACCGCACGATGCCTAGCTGGTGATCTGGTAAAGTGGGCCGTCGAAATAGGTATTCAACGGTTCGAATTCAACAAACCAACGGTTCATTAAACAGAGACTACAATTTCCAATGAATGAAACTTCAGTCTTATGTCCCGTCTATTTTGTGTCCcatcatttggacggtttgatgtaTTTCATGTATATGTGTAATCATTAGTAGTAAATACATATAAATGGTGGTAAATAAGACATTTTGGCAAGTGTGGCTGTTAGGTTTAAACGTGTACTTCGCTTTAAAAAACGATAAAACTCAACCCTCTGGCAGGTGGGCTCCACTATGTGTATAAgttatattcatgccgtccatttatttattttctatcgaTTTAGGGCAAAAGCTTAaagaagaggcagatccaaagctcaggtggaccacaccacgaaaacagtggcgattgaatgcctactattgaaaacttcttaggggttaCAGAAGCAATGGATCTTCCCCATCTTTTTTGAATCGTTCCCAAAAATGATCCGAcaaagtgaatggacggtgtggatgaaacatataaaccatggtggggcccacaaatgttACCGACTTAATAACTCTCTTTTAAAGAATCCCCGCTGCGAACATCAGCAAGTACCGTGCAAATCATCATGCTTATTTACCAACATGCATTTACTGGAAACCAACAGGCCAGTGCATGCGTATGAACTGTCACGCTCTACCAGACTATTAAATATACTCTATTTAATCCAAGCAGTGGCCGCTCTATCTCTCTGCTTCCCAGAACAAAGACGCCTTCGCAGCTCCCGCACCACCGCAGAGGAAATTCGAACAGATTTCTCCATCCGACGCGACGAACGGCGAGATGATGCAAGTCAGCTGCCTCCATTCCTCTACGGTTTTCCTCTTTCTCGTCCTTCCTTTCATTCAAACCTTAATCTTCGTAATATTTACATCTTAGCCCCTCTGCCTGCAACGACAGTGCTTGAAAATCTAgggtttctttcttttgtttatttcttattgttttatttttgtatttgcgTGTTCCATGAAACCTTAAATATcaatatcttttctttttttttttctttttttgtgctgttgtcattttattttatttttagattttattcGATCTCTATATCGACCTTGATTGGAGAAATGGCAGACTCTGTAAAAATAGGTCGGAATCAAGGGGCAAAAAGATGTAAATTTAAATAGATGGCCATGACTGAAAACTAGGGCTTTCTTCTTTCTGATTGCAGGTCCATTGAAACCCTAGATCGCCTTACGTGCCTTCATCTGAGTTGAATTCCGAAGCTGTTTttcgtttttatttttatttcttgtcTGATCAGTTCGAATATTGATCTCGATCTGGAAAATGGCGGAATCGGTAAATAATTCGAATCAGGCGAAACCAGAGTTGCTGTCAAACGGTCATGTGGTGGAGCATCCACTGAAGTACAAGCGGCGGAAAGTCTCGGCTGTCCGAGACTTCCCATTTGGGTGCGGGCGGTTCGCCCCAAAAATAAACCAAGCACAGAAAGAATCCTCTGTCGCGGCTGTTGAGGTGGAGAGCAGTGGAGGTTTTGTGGGAGCTGTTGATTCTGAATCCCTTGAACCTTTGAAATGTTTGGATCAGAATGGGTTGCCCAAAACGGCTGAGTCAGAATTGCTCGAATCGGCGAAAGCTTTGGAACCCAAAATAATGGAATTGCAAAAGAGTTCAGATCAGGCTGAGTTGGTCAAATTGGCAGAAGCTTCAATACCCAAAACTGTGGAAGTTTTGAACAGTCCAGGTGAGAGGAAATTGGTTGGCACGTCAGAGAATTTGAAACCTGAAACATCAGAATCGTTGAAATCTTTGGCACCAGAAACCGTGGAGTTGCCAAAAAGTTTGGGTCAGCTTGAATCGTTGGACGTGGTGGGAAGCAGCTGTCAGCCTGAACAGATGGAAATTCTGAGTATTTCTGGTCAAATAGAACCTTTGCGGTCACCAAAGGGTTCTGTTCATCCTGGCCCGAAAATTTCAGTTCAAATTCAGTCGTCTACTTCTGTCGCCGAACCTGTGGAAGAGCGCCAATATAAGAAATACCCTCCTCGAAGGAGAATCTCTGCTATCCGAGATTTTCCGCCCGGGTGTGGGAGAAATGCTCCACGTATGAGTAAGGAAGAATGCATGAAACTTGTTGCTCTTTCTGGGAGCAAGAGCATGGATAATGAGAAGGTGGTTGAAAGTCCGTCGAACGGAATGGTGGGGACAGTCAAGACTGAAGACATTGATGGTAAATTGAAGGGTAATGACACCAAGCAAATTGGTGAGAAAATCCAAGTTGGGGATGTTATTGAGAGTAAGTCGAAGGGGAGTGTTAGCAATGAGATTGATGGCATAGTTAAAGGTAAGTCTGTCTCGAAGAGTAACACTTTTGAGGATGGAGCCCAAGATATTATTGACAATATTCAAGTTAAAGCAGCTTCGGGGAGTAAATTGGAAGGGAAGGATACAAAAGAAATTTCTGAAAAAGTTAAGATTATAGCTGGCCATGAGACAGCTTCCAGGGGTAAGTTGAAGGTGGAGGATCCAGAAGAAATTACTGAAGAAATTCGTATTAGAGCTGTTGCCCGTGAGGCAGCTTCCGGGGGTAAATCAAAGGTGGAGAATACAAAAGAAATTGCTGAAGAAGTTCATATTAAAGCTGTTGCCCATGAGGCAGCTTCCAAGAGTAAATTAAATGGAGAGCATGCAAAAGAAATTACCAAAAATGTTCAGAGTAGAGCTGCCCACGAGACACCTTCTGGGAGTAAATTGAAAGGAAAGCATGCAAAAGAAATTACTGAAAAAGTCGAGATTAGAGCTGCACATGAGACAGCTTCTGGTAGTAAATCAAAAAGGGAGGGTACAAAGGAAATTACCGAAAAACTTCATAATACAGCTGCCCATGAGAATAAGTTATCTCGATCAGGCACTCCATCTCAATCTGTGAATGAAAAGGTTCGCAAAGAAGTTGGAAGTTCAGCGGCAAAGACAGGCAAGGAATCAATGAGGGAAAGCAAGGATAAGAGCTCTAAGAGAAAGCTTATGGCGGAACCAGAAGAGGAAAATGCTGTGGAGAATCAATCTCAAAGAGAACAGACTACAGGTTCGGAATTGCCTAGTGGTAGGGTGATTGTGCAGGCTTTGATGGCTGCACCTAACTGTCCATGGAGGCAGGGGAAACGGCCTTCCAAGCACATGCTCAGCTCCCGTTCCAGTGGGGGAAGAAACAAGCCAACATCAGTTTTCAAGAAAAAGGAGGATGGCAGTTCCTCGCGGAATTCAGAAAGTTCGGAAGGAAGAATGGCAAAGAAGAAATCGCCTCCTACAGGAAACGCTGCTTCTCAATGTAAAGAGATTGTCAATTATGATGAAGATTCTTTACCATacgatgatgaagaagaagatgagagcaTCCCTCTTGGTCAAGAAGTGAGCTTGAGTGTGATACCGTTTGGTCTACCGAGTGCAAGTGATAAAAGTGCCCGTAACAAAGTGAGAGAGACTCTCCGTCTATTTCAAGCAATTTGTCGCAAGCTTTTGCAAGAAGAGGAAGCAAAGTCAAAGGAGCAAGGGCAGACCACCAAACGGATTGATCTAACAGCTTCCACACTTCTCAAGGCAAAAAATAAATGGGTAAATGCTGGTGAGGTAATCTTGGGTAATGTTCCCGGGGTCGAAATCGGAGATGAGTTCCGCTACAGGGTAGAGCTCGCTATTATCGGCCTACATCGTCTGTTTCAGAGTGGTATTGATTACACGAAGAGAGGTGGAATGATTGTGGCCACTAGCATTGTCGCTTCCGCTGGTTATGCAGATGACACGGACGGCACTGATGTCCTGAT
Coding sequences within:
- the LOC131233911 gene encoding histone-lysine N-methyltransferase, H3 lysine-9 specific SUVH6-like, coding for MAESVNNSNQAKPELLSNGHVVEHPLKYKRRKVSAVRDFPFGCGRFAPKINQAQKESSVAAVEVESSGGFVGAVDSESLEPLKCLDQNGLPKTAESELLESAKALEPKIMELQKSSDQAELVKLAEASIPKTVEVLNSPGERKLVGTSENLKPETSESLKSLAPETVELPKSLGQLESLDVVGSSCQPEQMEILSISGQIEPLRSPKGSVHPGPKISVQIQSSTSVAEPVEERQYKKYPPRRRISAIRDFPPGCGRNAPRMSKEECMKLVALSGSKSMDNEKVVESPSNGMVGTVKTEDIDGKLKGNDTKQIGEKIQVGDVIESKSKGSVSNEIDGIVKGKSVSKSNTFEDGAQDIIDNIQVKAASGSKLEGKDTKEISEKVKIIAGHETASRGKLKVEDPEEITEEIRIRAVAREAASGGKSKVENTKEIAEEVHIKAVAHEAASKSKLNGEHAKEITKNVQSRAAHETPSGSKLKGKHAKEITEKVEIRAAHETASGSKSKREGTKEITEKLHNTAAHENKLSRSGTPSQSVNEKVRKEVGSSAAKTGKESMRESKDKSSKRKLMAEPEEENAVENQSQREQTTGSELPSGRVIVQALMAAPNCPWRQGKRPSKHMLSSRSSGGRNKPTSVFKKKEDGSSSRNSESSEGRMAKKKSPPTGNAASQCKEIVNYDEDSLPYDDEEEDESIPLGQEVSLSVIPFGLPSASDKSARNKVRETLRLFQAICRKLLQEEEAKSKEQGQTTKRIDLTASTLLKAKNKWVNAGEVILGNVPGVEIGDEFRYRVELAIIGLHRLFQSGIDYTKRGGMIVATSIVASAGYADDTDGTDVLIYSGQGGNPRGGDKQPEDQKLERGNLALKNSIDSETPVRVIRGFKEHKGNDSQDTRGRTVTTFTYDGLYMVEKYWRQAHHGLLVFKFQLRRIPGQPELAVKEVKKSKKSTVREGLCVVDISEGKEKIPICAVNTIDDKRPPQFNYITKMIYPSWYDPIPPRGCECSDGCLDSEKCFCAVKNGGEIPFNYNGAIVEAKPLVYECGPSCKCPPSCYNRVSQHGIRFQLEIFKTKLRGWGVRSLTSIPSGSFICEYTGELLQDKEAEQRTGNDEYLFDIGHNYSDHSLWDGLSNLIPDLQSNASCEVVEDVGFTIDAAQHGSVGRFINHSCSPNLYAQNVLYDHDDKRMPHIMFFAAENIPPLQELTYHYNYTIDQVRDSDGNIKKKNCYCGSHECTGRLY